The following is a genomic window from Amycolatopsis sp. BJA-103.
GCCGGGCTGCTGCCGGAGTACATGGTGCCCGCGGTGGTGATGGCGGTGGCCGCGCTGCCGGTGAACGGGAACGGGAAGGTCGACCGGAAGGCGTTGCCGGAGCCCGATTTCAGCGGGCGGGCCGCCGGACGGGATCCCGTCACGGAGATCGAGCGGCTGTTGTGCGAGCTGTTCGCCGAGTTGCTCGGTCTGGACCGCGTCGGCGCGGACGACAGTTTCTTCGAGCTGGGCGGGGATTCGATCATCTCGATGCAATTGGCGGCGCGGGCGCGCCGGGACGGGATGACCTTCGGCGCGCGGGAAGTGTTCGAGTACCGCACACCGGCGGGACTCGCGTCGTTCGTCGAACTGGGAGAGGAACCGGCCGATTCCCCCGACGAGGGGAAGCCCGCCGCCGATTTCGAACTCGTGGACATGGACAAGGGCGAGATCGACGAATTCGAGGCGGAGTTCGACGCCGTATAGCGGTCGAATCCTTTCAGCGTAAGGGTCCGTGAAGGCCTCCTTGCCTACCTTGAGGGTAGGGAAGGAGGCCTTCACGGACTTTCGCTTTTCACCACTCACGATTTCTTCTCCCCGGCCCGTTGGACATGTTGTCCGGGTCGTCCCTTCGGGCGACGATTCTGTGGGGGGACATGCCGCATTCGACGTCGGCTCCTCGACTTGGACCGGGACGGGATCGAGGAATTCGAGGCTTGGTTCGACGACGAACTTCAAGCCCCTTCGCTGATCGAGGGAGAAATTGATGGCTCAGTCGCGGATCGAGGACATCTGGCCGCTGTCGCCGTTGCAGGCAGGGCTGGTCTTCCACGCGGTCTACGACGGTGAAGGGCTCGACGTCTACATTGGACATTGGATCCTGGAGCTGGACGGACCGGTGGACGCGGCCAGGCTGCGCGCGGCCTGGGAGGCGTTGCTCGCGAGGCACGCCTCGCTCCGGGCTTGTTTCCGGCAGCGCAAATCGGGCGAGACGGTGCAGATCATCGCCAGGCAGGCGGAACTGCCGTGGCGCGAGGTCGATCTCTCGCACCTCGACGACCCTGATGCCTCCGGCGAGGCCGTGCGGGTGCTGGCCGAAGAGGACCGGACGAAGCGCTTCGATCTCGCGACGGCGCCGTTGCTGCGGCTCACCTTGATCCGTCTCGGCGACGACAGTCACCGCCTGGTGGTGACCTGCCATCACGCGATCATGGACGCCTGGTCGCTCCCCATCGTGTTCGACGAACTGGCGGCGCTGTACGCGGCCGACGGCGGTCCGCTGGAACTGCCGGAAGTGACGTCGTACCGGGAATACCTCGCTTGGCTCGGCCGTCAGGACAAGGCCAGGGCGCTTTCGGCCTGGGCGGCGGAACTGGGCGACGTCGAGGAGCAGACGCTGGTGGCGCCCGCGGATCCGGGACGAGCGCCCGGCATCCCGGAGAGCGTCACGGTCGAGCTGCCGGAAGGCCTCACCCGCTCGCTGGAGGAGCTGGCCCGCGGGAACGGGCTGACGCTGAACACGGTGGTGCAGGGCGCGTGGGCACTGGTGCTGGCGCAGCTGGCAGGCCGGACGGACATCGTGTTCGGCGCGGTCGTCTCGGCCCGCCCGCCGGATCTCCCTGGTGTGGAAGGAATGGTGGGGCTGTTCCTCAACACCGTCCCGGTGCGGGTACGGCTGCGCGGTTCGGCGCCGGTCGTCGAACTGCTGGCCCAGCTGCAGCGACGGCAGTCCGCGCTGATCCCCGACCAGTTCGTGGGGCTGGCGGACATCCAGCAGGCGGCCGGGCCCGGCGCGGTCTTCGACACCATGATCGTCTTCGAGAACTTCCCGCGCGAGCTCGGTGTCTCGGATTCGCCCGAAGCCTTCGCCATCCGCGTGAACCAGGGCCAGGAAGCCGCGCACTATCCGCTGACGCTGGTCGCCGTCCCCGGCGAGTCGATGCTCGTCAAACTCGACTATCTGACGGATCTCTTCGATCAGGACACCGCGCTCGCCATCGTCGAGCGGTTCACGGGGGTGCTGCGTCAGCTGACGCGGGCGGGCGACCTCACGGTGGCCGACGTCGAGGTGACGAACCCGGCCGAACGCGAGGTGGTCGGCCGCTGGGGAGAGGCATCCGGTGCGAAGCCGGACCGGCTGGCCCTGGAACTCTTCGGCACCCAGGTCGAGCGCCGTCCCGAAGAGACGGCCGTCGCCGAGGGTGATCGGACGCTGTCGTACGGGGAACTGGCGGAGCGCGCGGAGCGGCTCGCCGGGTACCTGAGCGGCAAGGGAGTCCGGCGCGGGGACCGGGTCGCCGTGGTGATGGACCGGTCGCCCGAGCTGATCGCGACCCTGCTCGCGGTGTGGAAGGCGGGGGCGGCCTACATCCCGGTCGATCCGGCCTATCCGGCGGAACGCGTGAAGTTCATGCTGGCGGACGCGGAGCCGTCGGCGGTGGTGTGCACGGAGGCGCACCGGGACTCGGTGCTGGACGGCGGGCTCGAGCCGATCGTCGTCGACGAGCCGGAAACCCGGCGGGCCGTGGCGGAATACGCTCGCCTGTCGACCGGTGCGACCGCCGATGACGTCGCCTACGTGATGTACACGTCGGGCTCGACGGGGATGCCGAAGGGCGTCGCGGTGTCGCACGGCAACGTCGCGGCACTGGTCGGTGAGCCGGGCTGGGGCGTGGGTCCCGGCGACGCGGTGCTGATGCACGCCTCGCACGCGTTCGACATCTCCCTGTTCGAACTGTGGGTGCCGCTGCTTTCGGGCGCCCGGGTGGTGCTCGCCGGATCGGGCGCTGTCGACGGCGAAGCGCTGGCCGGTTATGTGGCGGCCGGGGTCACGGCCGCGCACCTGACCGCCGGCAGCTTCCGGGTGCTGGCCGAGGAGTCGCCGGAATCGGTCGCCGGGCTGCGCGAGGTGCTGACCGGTGGTGACGCGGTGCCGCTCGCGGCGGTGGAGCGCGTGCGGCGGACCTGCCCGGACGTCCGGGTGCGCCATCTCTACGGTCCGACCGAGGCCACGCTGTGCGCGACGTGGTGGCTGCTCGAACCCGGCGACGAGACGGGATCGGTACTGCCGATCGGCCGTCCGCTCGCGGGGCGGCGCGTCCACGTCCTCGACGCGTTCTTGCGGCCCGTGCCGCCGGGACTGCCCGGTGAGCTGTACGTCGCCGGAGCCGGTGTGGCGCAAGGCTATCTGGGGCGTTCGGCGTTGACGGCCGAGCGGTTCGTCGCGGACCCGCATCTGCCCGGCGAGCGGATGTACCGGACCGGGGACCTGGCGTACTGGACGGAACAGGGCACGCTGGCGTTCGCCGGCCGGGCCGACGACCAGGTGAAGATCCGCGGGTACCGGGTGGAACCCGGCGAGATCGAGGTGGCCCTCGCCCGGTTGCCCGGGGTCGGTCAGGCCGTCGTGATCGCCCGTGACGAGCAGCTGATCGGCTACGCGGTCGCCGAAGCGGGACAGGCCCTCGACCCGGCGGTGCTGCGCGGACAGCTCGCCGAAACGCTGCCCGAGTTCATGATCCCGGCCGCGATGCTGGTGCTGGACGAGTTGCCGCTGACGGTCAACGGGAAGGTGGACCGCCAAGCGCTGCCCGAACCGGACTTCTCGTCGAAGTCGGTGGGACGGGAACCGGAGACCGAGGACGAGCGAGTCCTTTGTGGAGTGTTCGCCGAGGTGCTCGGACTGGACCGGGTCGGGGTCGAGGACAGCTTCTTCGAACTGGGCGGAGACTCGATCTCGTCGATGCAGGTGGCCGCCCGTGCGCGTCGCGAGGGAATCTCCCTGACGCCGCGGCTGGTATTCGAGCACCGGACCCCCGGCAGGCTGGCGGCGCTGGCCGCGGAAGCACAGCCCGCCCAAGCATCCACAGTGGACAGTGGCGTTGGCGAGATCCCGATGACGCCGGTGATGCTGGCCCTCGGTGAGAACGCGGTGCGCCCCGGTTTCGCGCAGGCGCGGGTGGTCGTCACCCCGGCGGGCTTCGACCAGGGCGCGCTGGTCACGGCCCTGCGAGCGGTGCTGGACGCGCACGACGTCCTGCGGGCACGGGCGGAGTCCGGCGGACGGCTGCTGGTGCCCGAGCGGGGTGCGGTGGACGCGGCCGGCCTGGTGACGCGGGTCGAGGCCGGTCCGGGGAACCTCGACGAGATCGCCGAACGCGAGGTCAGGACGGCGACGGGCACGCTGGACCCGGCGGCGGGGATCATGGTGCGGGCCGTCTGGGTCGACGCGGGGAACGCCGAGCCAGGCCGGTTGGCGCTGGTGGCGCATCACCTGGCGGTCGACGCGGTCTCGTGGGGAATCCTGCTGCCGGATCTGCGCACGGCCTACGATGAAGCGAGCTCGGGCGGGACCCCCGTCCTCGACGCCGCGACGACGTCGTACCGGCAGTGGGCGCGGCGGCTGGCGGAGCAGGCGCTCAGCGAGCGCACCGTGGCCGAAACCGATCGGTGGGCCGCCCTCCTGGACGGCGCGGACACGGGATTCGAGCAGGGCACCGGGAAGTCGCACTCATGGTCTTCGACGGTGTCCGGCACCGCGGCGAGCGGGTTGCTGGCCCGGTTGCCGGGCGCCTTCCACTGCGGGATCCAGGACGTCCTGCTGGCAGGGCTCGCGGGTGCGGTGGCGCGGGTGCGGGGTACTGACACTGGGCTGCTCGTGGACGTCGAAGGTCACGGGCGCGAAGCCGCCGACGGCGAAGACCTGTTGCGCACCGTGGGCTGGTTCACCAGCGTTCACCCGATCCGCTTCGACCTCGCCGAGGTCGATCTCGACGCCGTGGCGGCGGGTGACGCGGCGGCCGGGCGATTGCTGAAGGCCGCGAAGGAACAGATCCGCGCCGTCCCCGGGGACGGACTCGGCTACGGGCTGCTGCGCTACCTCAACCCCGACACCGGGGCGAGGCTGGCCGAGCTGCCGTCGGCGCCGATCGGCTTCAACTACTTGGGCCGGACAGGCCTTTCCGTCAAGGACAGGGCATGGCAGCAGGCGGGCGAAGGGCCGCTCGGTGGCGGCCCGGACATGATCCTCGCCCACCCCGTCGAGGTCGGCGCGGAAGTCCAGGACACGCCGGAAGGGCCCCGGCTCGCGCTCGCCATCGACGGACAGGACCTCGACCCCGCGACGGTCGAGCGCCTCGGTGAGGCCTGGCTGGAGATGCTGACCGGTCTCGCGGCCCTCGCCGAGGATCCCCGTGCGGGCGGGCACACCCCGTCCGACTTCGGCCTCGTCGCACTCGCGCAGCGGGACGTGGCGGAGCTGGAAGCCGCGACGCCGGGGCTGACGGACATCTGGCCGCTTTCGCCGCTCCAGGAAGGAATGCTCTTCGAACGGGCGGTCGCCGAGGACGACGTCGACGTCTATCAGAGCCAGCGGATCCTGGATCTCGACGGACCGCTCGACGCGGAGCGGCTGCGCACCGCGTGGAACCAGGTGGTCGCGCGGCACGACTCGCTGCGGACGAGCTTCCACCAGCTGGGCTCCGGCGAAACGGTGCAGGTCGTCGCGGCCGAGGTCGAGATCCCTTGGCGCGTAGCGGATCTGTCGCGGCTCGATGAGGCCGCGGCGGTCGAGGAGATCGAACGGCTGCTCGCGGAGGACCAGGCGAAGCGGTTCGACGTGACCGAGGCGCCGCTGCTCCGGCTGCTGCTGATCCGGCTCGGCGCGAACACGCACCGGCTCGTCCTGACGTCGCACCACGTTCTCCTGGACGGCTGGTCGACACCGCTCGTCCTTGGCGAGGTCTCGATCGCTTACGCCGGTGGACAGGGCCCGTCGAGGTCACCGTCCTATCGGGACTACCTGGCGTGGTTGAGCCGCCAGGACGAGCAGGCGACGCGGGAAGCGTGGCGAGCCGAACTCGCCGGGTCGGACGAACCGACCGTCGTCGACGCCGATGCCGACAAGGCGATGGTGGTACCGGGTGAGCACGCCGAATGGCTGCCCGAGGAGGCGACGCGGAACCTCACCGGTTTCGCCCGCGGCCACGGCCTGACGCTGAGCACGATCGTGCAGGGTGCCTGGGCGCTGGTGCTGGCGCGGCTGGCTGGCCGGACGGACGTCGTCTTCGGGACCGTGACGTCGGGGCGGCCCGCCGAGGTGCCGGACGTCGAGCAGATGGTGGGGATGTTCATCAACACCATCCCGGTCCGGGTCCGCCTCGACGGCGGCCAGCCGGTGCTGGACCTGCTCCAAGACCTTCAGGCACGCCAGTCCGCGTTGACGGAACACCAGTACTTGGGGCTTTCGCAGGTCCAGAAGGCGGCAGGCGCGGGCGCGGTCTTCGACACCATCGTGATGATCGAGAACTACCCGCACGACGCCGCCGGTCTCGGCGACGACGGCGGTGTCGCGATCAGCTCGGTCCGCACCCGGACCGGCACCAGCTATCCGCTGGCCATGAGTGTTTCGCCGGGGAAGACCCTGCAGATCCGCGTGGCCTACCGGCCCGACCGGATCGGCGGGGAAACGGCGGCCGAGATCGCCAGGCAGGTCGTGCGTGTCCTGGAACTGGTGGCGTCGGAGGCTTCGCGGCCCGTCGGCACGCTGGCCGTCACGAGCGAACCGGCGCGTGCGTCGGTGGTGGAGCTCTGGAACTCGACCGGTGAAGCGGTGCGCGGGACGACCGTGCCGGAGCTGTTCCGGAGTCAGGCGCGGAAGTCGCCGGACGCGGTCGCGGTCGTCGACGGGGAACGCACGCTGTCCTACGCCGGACTCGACCGGGAGTCCGACCGGCTGGCCGGGTATCTCGCCGGGATCGGCGTACGGCGCGGTGACCGGGTCGGCGTGGTGATGGAACGCGGCGCGGACCTGCTGGTGGCGCTTCTCGCGGTCTGGAAGGCGGGAGCCGCGCAGGTCCCGGTGAACGTGGACTACCCCGCGGAACGGATCGAACGGATGCTGGCCGATTCCGGTGCGGCGGTGGCGCTCTGCGTGGGAGCGAGCCGCGGCGCGGTTCCGGACGGCGTCGAGCCGGTGGTCGTGGACGCGCCGGAGATCGCGGGAACCTCTTACGAGGCACCGGTTTTCACCGCCGGAGCACATGACGTGGCCTACGTGATGTACACGTCGGGATCGACCGGCCTGCCCAAGGGGGTCGCGGTACCGCACGGCAGCGTGGCGGCCCTGGCGGGCGACCCCGGCTGGTCGCAGGGCCCCGGCGATTGTGTGCTGCTGCACGCTTCGCACGCGTTCGACGCGTCGCTGGTCGAGATCTGGGTGCCGCTGGTGAGCGGGGCCCGCGTGCTGGTCGCGGAACCGGGCGCGGTCGACGCGCAGCGGGTGCGGGAAGCGATCGAACGCGGCGTGACCACCATCCACCTGACGGCCGGGACTTTCCGCGTGGTGGCCGAGGAAGCACCGGAGTCCTTCACCGGCTTGCGGGAGATCCTGACCGGCGGGGACGCGGTGCCGCTCGCCTCCGTTGCCCGGATGCGGCGTGCCTGCCCGGACGTCCGGTTCCGGCAGCTCTACGGCCCCACCGAGATCACCTTGTGCGCCACCTGGCTCGTCCTCGAACCCGGGGCGGAAACGGGGAGCACCCTGCCGATCGGCGGACCGCTGGCCGGCAGGCAGGCGTACGTGCTCGACGCGTTCCTTCAGCCGGTGGCCCCGAACGTGACCGGTGAGCTGTACCTCGCCGGAGCCGGTCTGGCGCACGGTTATCTGGGCGCCGCCGGAGCGACGGCGCAGCGATTCCTCGCCAACCCGTTCGCGGCAGGCGAGAGGATGTACCGCACCGGCGACCTGGGCCGCTGGACCGAGCAGGGCGAGCTGGTGTTCGCCGGACGGGCCGACTCCCAGGTGAAGATCCGCGGTTACCGCGTCGAGCCGGGCGAGATCGAGGCCGTGCTGACCGAGGTGCCCGACGTCGCGCAGGCTGTCGTGGTCGCACGGGAAGAGCGTCCCGGTGAGAAGCGGCTGATCGCCTATGTGACCGCGGAATCGGGACAGGCGCTGGAATCCGGCGAGGTCCGCGCGTCGCTAGCGGAGCGGCTGCCGGAGTTCATGGTGCCCGCGGTGGTGCTGGTGCTGGACACGTTCCCGTTGACCCTCAACGGGAAGATCGACCGCGCGGCCTTGCCCGCTCCCGAATTCACCGGGAAGTCCACCGGTCGCGAGCCTCGGACCGAGGCCGAGCGGGTGCTGAGCGACCTGTTCGCCGAGATCCTCGGGCTGGACCACGTCGGCGCCGACGACAGTTTCTTCGAGCTCGGTGGCGACTCGATCCTTTCGATGCGGTTGGCCGCCCGCGCCCGGCGCGAGGACTTCGTTTTCGGCGCGAAGCAGGTCTTCGAGCAGAAGACGCCCGCGGGCATCGCGGCGGTCGCGGAGCGCGGCGGTGAGATCGACGCCGTCCTCGACGACGGTGTCGGCGAAGTCCCGTGGACGCCGGTGGTGCGTGCTCTGCTCGAACGCGATCCCGGCGCGCTGACCCGGGGCGCCTTGGCGCAGTGGGTGACC
Proteins encoded in this region:
- a CDS encoding non-ribosomal peptide synthetase, with amino-acid sequence MAQSRIEDIWPLSPLQAGLVFHAVYDGEGLDVYIGHWILELDGPVDAARLRAAWEALLARHASLRACFRQRKSGETVQIIARQAELPWREVDLSHLDDPDASGEAVRVLAEEDRTKRFDLATAPLLRLTLIRLGDDSHRLVVTCHHAIMDAWSLPIVFDELAALYAADGGPLELPEVTSYREYLAWLGRQDKARALSAWAAELGDVEEQTLVAPADPGRAPGIPESVTVELPEGLTRSLEELARGNGLTLNTVVQGAWALVLAQLAGRTDIVFGAVVSARPPDLPGVEGMVGLFLNTVPVRVRLRGSAPVVELLAQLQRRQSALIPDQFVGLADIQQAAGPGAVFDTMIVFENFPRELGVSDSPEAFAIRVNQGQEAAHYPLTLVAVPGESMLVKLDYLTDLFDQDTALAIVERFTGVLRQLTRAGDLTVADVEVTNPAEREVVGRWGEASGAKPDRLALELFGTQVERRPEETAVAEGDRTLSYGELAERAERLAGYLSGKGVRRGDRVAVVMDRSPELIATLLAVWKAGAAYIPVDPAYPAERVKFMLADAEPSAVVCTEAHRDSVLDGGLEPIVVDEPETRRAVAEYARLSTGATADDVAYVMYTSGSTGMPKGVAVSHGNVAALVGEPGWGVGPGDAVLMHASHAFDISLFELWVPLLSGARVVLAGSGAVDGEALAGYVAAGVTAAHLTAGSFRVLAEESPESVAGLREVLTGGDAVPLAAVERVRRTCPDVRVRHLYGPTEATLCATWWLLEPGDETGSVLPIGRPLAGRRVHVLDAFLRPVPPGLPGELYVAGAGVAQGYLGRSALTAERFVADPHLPGERMYRTGDLAYWTEQGTLAFAGRADDQVKIRGYRVEPGEIEVALARLPGVGQAVVIARDEQLIGYAVAEAGQALDPAVLRGQLAETLPEFMIPAAMLVLDELPLTVNGKVDRQALPEPDFSSKSVGREPETEDERVLCGVFAEVLGLDRVGVEDSFFELGGDSISSMQVAARARREGISLTPRLVFEHRTPGRLAALAAEAQPAQASTVDSGVGEIPMTPVMLALGENAVRPGFAQARVVVTPAGFDQGALVTALRAVLDAHDVLRARAESGGRLLVPERGAVDAAGLVTRVEAGPGNLDEIAEREVRTATGTLDPAAGIMVRAVWVDAGNAEPGRLALVAHHLAVDAVSWGILLPDLRTAYDEASSGGTPVLDAATTSYRQWARRLAEQALSERTVAETDRWAALLDGADTGFEQGTGKSHSWSSTVSGTAASGLLARLPGAFHCGIQDVLLAGLAGAVARVRGTDTGLLVDVEGHGREAADGEDLLRTVGWFTSVHPIRFDLAEVDLDAVAAGDAAAGRLLKAAKEQIRAVPGDGLGYGLLRYLNPDTGARLAELPSAPIGFNYLGRTGLSVKDRAWQQAGEGPLGGGPDMILAHPVEVGAEVQDTPEGPRLALAIDGQDLDPATVERLGEAWLEMLTGLAALAEDPRAGGHTPSDFGLVALAQRDVAELEAATPGLTDIWPLSPLQEGMLFERAVAEDDVDVYQSQRILDLDGPLDAERLRTAWNQVVARHDSLRTSFHQLGSGETVQVVAAEVEIPWRVADLSRLDEAAAVEEIERLLAEDQAKRFDVTEAPLLRLLLIRLGANTHRLVLTSHHVLLDGWSTPLVLGEVSIAYAGGQGPSRSPSYRDYLAWLSRQDEQATREAWRAELAGSDEPTVVDADADKAMVVPGEHAEWLPEEATRNLTGFARGHGLTLSTIVQGAWALVLARLAGRTDVVFGTVTSGRPAEVPDVEQMVGMFINTIPVRVRLDGGQPVLDLLQDLQARQSALTEHQYLGLSQVQKAAGAGAVFDTIVMIENYPHDAAGLGDDGGVAISSVRTRTGTSYPLAMSVSPGKTLQIRVAYRPDRIGGETAAEIARQVVRVLELVASEASRPVGTLAVTSEPARASVVELWNSTGEAVRGTTVPELFRSQARKSPDAVAVVDGERTLSYAGLDRESDRLAGYLAGIGVRRGDRVGVVMERGADLLVALLAVWKAGAAQVPVNVDYPAERIERMLADSGAAVALCVGASRGAVPDGVEPVVVDAPEIAGTSYEAPVFTAGAHDVAYVMYTSGSTGLPKGVAVPHGSVAALAGDPGWSQGPGDCVLLHASHAFDASLVEIWVPLVSGARVLVAEPGAVDAQRVREAIERGVTTIHLTAGTFRVVAEEAPESFTGLREILTGGDAVPLASVARMRRACPDVRFRQLYGPTEITLCATWLVLEPGAETGSTLPIGGPLAGRQAYVLDAFLQPVAPNVTGELYLAGAGLAHGYLGAAGATAQRFLANPFAAGERMYRTGDLGRWTEQGELVFAGRADSQVKIRGYRVEPGEIEAVLTEVPDVAQAVVVAREERPGEKRLIAYVTAESGQALESGEVRASLAERLPEFMVPAVVLVLDTFPLTLNGKIDRAALPAPEFTGKSTGREPRTEAERVLSDLFAEILGLDHVGADDSFFELGGDSILSMRLAARARREDFVFGAKQVFEQKTPAGIAAVAERGGEIDAVLDDGVGEVPWTPVVRALLERDPGALTRGALAQWVTAGAPGDLSLEALTAGLGALIDAHDLLRSRVVETGGEPRLVVAERGTVDAATLVERVEAGADDLDEVADRCAHEAAGRLDPAAGLMLQAVWVDAGPGRVGRLVVAAHHLAVDVVSWRVLLPDLQLACEAAAAGREPVLDPPPVSFRRWARTLADQAAIRTGELETWTGILDGAQARVGELDPRLDTIATSGRRSWTLPRDRASVLAEKATSAFHCGVHEVLLATLAGAVVQWRGGTSVVVDVEGHGRQPLDEMDLSRTLGWFTDVHPVRLDTTGADPADAIAGGAAAGRLLKQVKENVRAVPDGGLGYGMLRYLDAGTGKALAALPTAEIGFNYLGRFSPRPDGDAEPWQLAGTIGGVAEEDLPLRHVVEIDAVVLDTQDGPEFTLTVTWAGRLLGETEAESLAKAWLDQLTGLATHVAEDDSAGGHTPSDFPLTTLTQREVVEVEAVVPGLHDIWPLSPLQEGLLFHAVDERGPDVYAGIRDILLDGPMDAARFRASWQTLLDRHPALRASFHQLGSGVAVQAVARDVTLPWVETDLSHLPEDEALAEFARLAEESHAERFDLTKAPLLHLHLVRFGDREHRMILRSHHISADGWSLPVFLVEVMTAYETGGDGRTLPVPTSYRDYLAWLARQDKEAAREAWRTELAGLDEATHVVSPDAIAVPIEPDRVRFELDDALSHRLAEFTRGHGVTTNTLFQGVWALLLARLTGRDDVVFGTTVAGRPIDIPGVESAVGLFMNMLPVRARLTGDRPFLDMLTDLQERQVALMPHQHVGLTEINQLAGSGAAFDTIVVFENYPPPPLPSDDPEVLALRPAGIPDDTGHYPLSLRASEGGGVHGEVIYRPDVFDRTRIDGFVASIVRALEQVVAEPRIPVGRVALIGPEQRRLVVDDWNRTEEPFEAEALPVLFRRQAERSPDAPAVEDAARRLSFGELLGEVESLARLLVGLGIRRETRVGVVVGRSAELAVTLMAVSFAGGAFVPVDPDYPRERIELMLESSAPEVLVCTKATRAVVPEKFAGTVLELEDLPAADPGVALPHVAASDAAYVIYTSGSTGVPKGVMVTHSGLGNLATAHIERMGVTSSSRVLQLSAIGFDAIVSELFMALLAGGTLVLPDAESMPPRVTLGDALRRWGITHLTVSPSVLAVEDDLPDTLRTVLTGGEVLPPALVDRWSPGRRMINAYGPTETTICSTMSAPLSPGHDVVPLGGPIRNVRHYVLDAFLQPVPPGVAGELYIAGVGLARGYLGRPGLTSERFVADPFSPGERMYRSGDRFRWATDGQLIFVGRADAQVKVRGYRVEPAEIEAVLAEHPGVAQVVVAVHRDGPGDKQLVAYVVPSAEAPAELTSVLRELAAESLPEYMMPAAFVALDRMPLTPNGKLDHRALLAPDFSGMTSGRNPRTAMESKLCGLFAEVLGLDRVGADDSFFELGGDSIISMQLSARARREGLELSPWQVFEEKTPERLATLVKEIPAEDETTPEPEPAGGALVALSLDQLEQLEAGLAGE